The following coding sequences lie in one Methanothermobacter sp. MT-2 genomic window:
- a CDS encoding dihydroorotate dehydrogenase — protein MTASSLNRVYHHGAGAVVTKSFSLEPNMGYRNPTIVEVPYGLINAMGLSNPGVESFKDELDKVEDKIPVIASIYGSSPEEFVKVALEIQELVDMIELNISCPHAMKGYGATIGQDPQLTFQVIKAVKDNCNVPVAAKLTPNVTDIREIALKAEEAGCDAITLINSLGPAMKIDLKTARPILSNKFGGLSGPAIKPIAIRCVYEVYETVDVPIIGVGGITDYKDVVEFLYAGASATQIGSGIFYHGIGIFKEICEDLKVFMKKQGFKKINEMVGIAHE, from the coding sequence ATGACAGCATCATCATTAAATCGTGTTTATCATCATGGAGCTGGGGCTGTTGTAACCAAATCATTCTCACTAGAACCAAATATGGGTTACAGGAACCCTACGATAGTGGAGGTTCCATATGGGCTGATAAATGCTATGGGATTGTCCAATCCGGGTGTGGAATCATTCAAAGATGAACTGGATAAAGTAGAGGATAAAATACCGGTGATAGCATCCATATATGGTTCTTCTCCTGAAGAATTTGTAAAAGTCGCCCTGGAAATCCAGGAGCTAGTAGATATGATAGAATTGAATATTTCATGTCCCCATGCAATGAAAGGCTACGGGGCAACAATAGGACAAGACCCACAACTAACATTCCAGGTGATAAAAGCCGTTAAAGACAACTGTAATGTGCCTGTGGCCGCTAAGTTAACACCTAATGTCACTGATATCAGAGAGATAGCTTTAAAGGCGGAAGAGGCGGGATGTGATGCCATAACCCTTATAAATTCTCTAGGACCCGCAATGAAAATAGACTTGAAAACAGCGCGCCCAATCTTGTCCAACAAATTCGGGGGACTCTCAGGCCCCGCAATAAAACCAATAGCCATCAGGTGTGTATATGAAGTATATGAGACGGTTGATGTTCCCATAATCGGTGTTGGGGGGATAACAGATTATAAGGATGTTGTGGAATTCCTTTATGCAGGGGCCAGCGCAACCCAGATAGGTAGCGGCATATTCTATCATGGCATTGGAATATTCAAGGAAATCTGCGAGGACCTTAAAGTTTTTATGAAAAAACAAGGATTCAAAAAAATAAATGAAATGGTTGGAATAGCCCATGAATAA
- a CDS encoding predicted hydrolase of the metallo-beta-lactamase superfamily: MKIIPLASESLGVRSLSVYIEAKNRILIDPGVALGPKRYSLPPAKIEIEKLEAAKKKIIEFLGMADTIIISHYHYDHYLPSANYNGKHLLLKDPRKKINKSQMSRASKFLKGKENYEYVDGKNFTINDCRMEFSPPLPHGEEGTRLGFVIMTMIEDKKRIIHASDTQLLNKKSIEWIIEKMPDLIITSSPPTYIGYIKNAWKTGTKNINKIILETDSEIILDHHIIRDKRYPEFFKGLEKEPSTFARYLKVEETPLEAYRRELHEIENGKKVKLPFKLP; encoded by the coding sequence ATGAAGATAATTCCACTCGCATCTGAAAGCCTGGGTGTTAGAAGCCTCTCAGTATATATCGAAGCCAAGAACAGGATATTAATAGACCCAGGAGTCGCCCTCGGCCCCAAGAGATATTCATTACCCCCTGCAAAAATCGAAATAGAAAAATTGGAAGCTGCCAAGAAGAAAATCATTGAATTCCTAGGAATGGCTGATACGATAATCATATCACATTATCATTACGATCATTATCTTCCAAGCGCTAATTATAATGGAAAGCATCTACTCCTAAAAGATCCCAGGAAAAAGATTAATAAAAGCCAGATGAGTAGGGCGTCCAAGTTTCTCAAAGGCAAGGAAAATTATGAATATGTTGATGGAAAAAATTTCACGATCAATGATTGTAGAATGGAATTCTCACCACCACTTCCCCATGGAGAAGAGGGAACTAGACTTGGATTTGTTATAATGACAATGATAGAAGATAAAAAGAGGATAATCCATGCAAGCGACACCCAACTGTTAAATAAAAAAAGTATAGAATGGATAATAGAGAAGATGCCAGATCTCATAATTACAAGCAGCCCCCCAACCTATATAGGATACATTAAAAATGCTTGGAAAACTGGGACAAAGAACATTAACAAGATAATCCTAGAAACAGACTCTGAGATAATATTAGACCATCATATAATAAGGGATAAAAGATATCCTGAATTCTTTAAAGGATTGGAAAAAGAACCATCTACTTTTGCAAGATACTTAAAGGTGGAAGAAACGCCCCTTGAAGCATACAGAAGAGAACTACATGAAATAGAAAATGGCAAAAAAGTTAAATTACCCTTCAAGTTACCCTGA
- a CDS encoding dihydroorotate dehydrogenase, electron transfer subunit, iron-sulfur cluster binding domain protein: protein MHAPKILEIKKIIRESKDVKTLIFPWQGKFPFPGQFMMIWDFKDEKPMSVSLIDKTNKEIGVSIKKVGPFTSRIHRLKKGDQLGLRGPYGRGFTIEGHRILAIGGGIGMAPIVALVEEARARDFEVDVIVAAKTYDELLFLERLKKAGTKIFTCTDDGSCGFKGLATDRLESLEGFYDMAFVCGPEPMMKGIFERLEDKGIVGQFSLERYMKCAMGLCGQCCLDDTGWRVCIKGPVFWSHELKMIKEFGEYKRDAAGVIRSLGGKN from the coding sequence TTGCATGCTCCGAAAATCTTGGAAATTAAAAAGATTATCAGGGAATCAAAGGATGTTAAGACACTCATATTCCCATGGCAGGGAAAATTCCCTTTCCCGGGACAATTCATGATGATCTGGGATTTCAAGGATGAAAAACCCATGTCAGTTTCATTAATCGACAAGACAAACAAAGAAATTGGGGTTTCAATAAAAAAAGTCGGCCCATTCACTTCAAGGATCCACAGATTAAAAAAAGGGGATCAGCTAGGATTGAGAGGACCATACGGGCGCGGATTCACCATAGAAGGTCATAGGATACTTGCCATAGGAGGGGGTATAGGGATGGCTCCAATAGTAGCCCTGGTAGAAGAAGCCAGGGCAAGAGATTTTGAAGTCGATGTTATAGTAGCTGCCAAAACATATGATGAACTATTATTCCTAGAACGTCTCAAAAAGGCCGGGACCAAGATTTTCACATGTACTGATGATGGAAGTTGTGGATTCAAGGGATTGGCCACTGACCGTTTAGAATCTCTTGAAGGATTTTATGATATGGCTTTTGTATGCGGCCCAGAACCCATGATGAAGGGAATATTTGAAAGGTTAGAGGATAAGGGTATAGTAGGCCAGTTTTCCCTTGAGAGGTATATGAAGTGTGCCATGGGTTTATGTGGACAATGTTGCCTTGATGATACCGGCTGGAGAGTATGTATAAAAGGGCCTGTATTCTGGAGTCATGAACTCAAAATGATTAAAGAGTTTGGAGAATATAAGAGGGATGCTGCGGGTGTGATAAGATCATTGGGAGGTAAAAATTGA
- a CDS encoding pre-mRNA processing ribonucleoprotein, binding domain protein, producing the protein MKCYLVPCIIGFIAFDKNLDIVDYELFPRKSIISKLLEFERGSLTSEEEKIMKRLLNNYREISIESKHKRKYGKFKNVKLESPNKAGEYLRENLKETLKKIGFIKDGEFYDSIYKIHMGITVKKLEESLKEQDKLIIQAANALDDLDEATGKFVERIREWYSIYFPELDSIKDHEHYIKLIAEHGKKEDIIKVKKLPRESIGAELEEEDIDLLKEFAKAIRSLQILRKSIEKYIELKMGYLAPNLQDVAGTTLGAKLIAHTGSLKKLALLPSSTIQVLGAEKALFRHLRRGSKPPKHGLIYQHPLIKGSAWYLRGKIARTLASKISLAARKDIFTGEHDPSIKKDLYKRIDIIKKETPKRRR; encoded by the coding sequence ATGAAATGCTACCTAGTACCATGTATTATCGGTTTCATCGCATTTGATAAAAATTTGGATATTGTAGATTATGAACTTTTCCCCAGAAAATCTATAATTTCAAAGTTGCTAGAATTCGAAAGAGGATCATTAACTAGTGAAGAAGAAAAAATCATGAAAAGACTCCTCAATAACTACAGAGAAATCTCCATAGAATCCAAACATAAAAGGAAGTATGGAAAATTCAAAAATGTCAAGTTAGAATCGCCAAACAAGGCTGGTGAATATCTCAGAGAGAACCTGAAAGAAACACTTAAAAAGATTGGATTCATCAAAGATGGAGAATTCTATGATAGCATATACAAAATCCACATGGGGATAACAGTCAAAAAATTGGAAGAATCCCTAAAAGAACAGGACAAACTAATCATACAAGCAGCAAACGCACTAGATGATCTTGATGAGGCCACCGGCAAATTTGTTGAAAGGATAAGAGAATGGTACTCAATATATTTCCCAGAACTAGACTCCATAAAAGACCATGAACACTATATCAAACTCATAGCAGAACATGGAAAAAAAGAAGATATAATAAAAGTGAAAAAACTTCCAAGGGAAAGTATCGGGGCTGAACTAGAAGAAGAGGACATAGACCTCCTAAAAGAATTCGCAAAGGCCATCAGATCACTACAGATACTGAGAAAATCCATAGAAAAATATATAGAGTTGAAGATGGGATATCTCGCACCCAATCTACAAGATGTTGCCGGCACCACACTCGGCGCGAAATTAATAGCACACACAGGGAGCCTGAAAAAATTAGCACTTTTACCATCCTCAACTATACAAGTGCTGGGAGCCGAAAAAGCCCTATTCAGACACCTTAGAAGAGGTTCGAAACCTCCAAAACATGGACTAATCTATCAACACCCTCTAATCAAAGGCTCCGCTTGGTATCTTCGCGGCAAAATCGCGCGGACACTAGCATCAAAAATCTCCCTCGCAGCCAGAAAGGACATCTTCACAGGAGAACACGATCCTAGTATAAAAAAAGACTTGTATAAACGAATAGATATCATAAAAAAGGAAACCCCAAAAAGGAGAAGATAA
- a CDS encoding transcriptional regulator, XRE family, with product MSMALKDLILGYRKIKRKSLDELAKELEVPKTVVEGLENGEIKHPTPALLSKIKKLVWGLDEKEIEAIGRGYRIKDFLGNYFTYFLKGLSKEKGIETSKIQKMPPIELYKLIGTLKEDFIKITDEGRRAAKT from the coding sequence ATGTCAATGGCATTAAAAGACCTTATACTAGGTTATAGGAAAATTAAAAGAAAAAGCCTTGATGAACTTGCAAAAGAACTAGAAGTCCCAAAAACGGTTGTAGAGGGATTGGAGAATGGTGAAATTAAACATCCCACTCCCGCGCTACTTTCAAAAATCAAAAAACTTGTTTGGGGATTGGATGAAAAAGAAATTGAAGCCATTGGAAGAGGTTACCGGATAAAAGATTTCCTAGGCAACTATTTCACATACTTCCTCAAGGGACTGTCCAAAGAAAAGGGGATAGAAACCTCCAAGATACAGAAAATGCCCCCAATCGAATTATATAAGCTAATAGGAACGCTAAAAGAAGACTTTATCAAGATAACAGATGAGGGTAGGAGAGCAGCCAAAACATAG
- a CDS encoding fibrillarin-like rRNA/tRNA 2'-O-methyltransferase yields the protein MKKIKGIEGIYLHKDHLVTVNLTPTLKVYGEKLFKFGGREYRIWDPHRSKMAAAILNGLRNLKIKKNSKMLYLGASSGTTASHFSDMIPDGIIYCLEFSPRMMRELVKVCENRKNMIPLLKDATRPRDYLHLIEKVDFIYCDVAQPRQSQLFTENMKLFLRREGQGLLMVKSRSIDVTRKPSVIFKEEEEKIKSSGFKVLERVRLEPYEKDHMALVVEFW from the coding sequence ATGAAGAAAATCAAAGGAATCGAAGGCATTTATCTCCATAAAGATCATCTCGTAACAGTTAACCTCACACCAACCCTGAAAGTCTATGGTGAAAAACTATTCAAATTTGGTGGCCGCGAATACAGGATATGGGATCCTCACAGATCCAAGATGGCCGCAGCCATACTCAACGGTCTCAGAAACCTCAAAATCAAAAAAAATTCCAAAATGTTATATTTAGGGGCGTCATCTGGGACAACAGCATCACATTTCTCTGATATGATCCCAGATGGTATCATATATTGTCTAGAATTTTCTCCGCGGATGATGAGGGAACTAGTAAAGGTGTGTGAAAATAGAAAAAATATGATACCCCTACTTAAGGATGCTACACGTCCAAGGGATTATCTACACCTTATAGAAAAGGTGGATTTCATCTACTGTGACGTGGCACAGCCAAGACAAAGTCAACTTTTCACAGAAAACATGAAACTATTCCTTAGAAGGGAAGGTCAAGGTCTATTGATGGTGAAATCAAGGAGCATAGACGTGACAAGGAAACCTTCTGTGATCTTCAAAGAAGAGGAGGAGAAGATAAAAAGTTCGGGTTTCAAAGTCTTGGAAAGGGTTAGATTAGAACCATATGAGAAGGATCATATGGCTTTAGTTGTCGAGTTTTGGTGA